The following proteins are co-located in the Arctopsyche grandis isolate Sample6627 chromosome 3, ASM5162203v2, whole genome shotgun sequence genome:
- the LOC143908952 gene encoding uncharacterized protein LOC143908952 — protein sequence MECRLCLCTAPIATFVSIHDYPHPLVQRILNNCQLQVDEDDPLPDTICLLCKNNLELLSNFKNICIQSEKTQKLRQNGSCDIKIEEIILDDLNWQDEIGNNSTSNESRNSGNHNALLLENGNVKKNSQRIRKKYTYKCEVCSKSYTAKANLVDHVNSHKGIKAYQCKVCLISYTHKPTLQRHEKTHTRDKQLKCDICPKSFILSRNLVRHLKFHAEIKSYQCDMCSKDFTAKSDLVKHINSHNGIKAYQCKICLISSSFKSHVKPHICGKQLQCDMCSKLFIAKTDLVDHMNYHKGIKAYHCEVCLASFTYRSAFKTHIKAHISGKQLQCELCCKLFVAQTDLVDHMNYHKGIKAYHCEVCSMTFTYRSTFQKHVKAHVSGLKQLKCEFCSKLFVSKSHLVDHMNSHKGIKAYQCDVCLISYSYRSVLRNHTKTHTGSNLFKCEICPKSFTIKSSFVVHMNSHNGIKPYQCEVCLISFTYKCSLNRHLKTHTKENLFECDVCSKTFHLKKLLVGHVRSHTKLKPAHKCKICYKLFVSKSYLVEHMNNHNGIKPYQCHVCLISFSNRSALGRHVKTHSTEILYKCEICSKSFTTKYSLIDHMNSHNGIKPF from the exons aTGGAATGTAGACTTTGTCTCTGTACTGCTCCAATTGCGACTTTTGTCTCCATCCACGACTATCCTCATCCACTAGTTCAACGTATTTTAAACAACTGTCAGCTACAA GTTGATGAAGATGATCCGTTGCCAGATACGATATGTCTTTTATGTAaaaacaatctggaattgttgagcaattttaagaatatttgtaTTCAGAGTGAAAAAACACAGAAACTAAGGCAGAACGGCAGTTGTGATATCAAAATAGAAGAAATTATATTGGATGATTTGAATTGGCAGGATGAGATTGGTAATAATTCAACATCAAATGAGTCAAGAAATTCGGGTAATCACAATGCCTTATTACTAGAAAATGGAAATGTCAAGAAAAATTCGCAA AGAATCAGAAAGAAATACACGTACAAATGCGAAGTGTGTTCTAAGTCATACACTGCTAAAGCTAACTTAGTGGATCATGTGAATTCTCACAAAGGGATAAAAGCATACCAATGCAAAGTCTGTTTGATTTCATACACTCATAAGCCTACATTACAGCGACACGAAAAAACTCATACCAGGGACAAACAATTGAAATGCGATATTTGTCCTAAGTCTTTCATTCTGAGTCGTAACTTGGTGcgtcatttaaaatttcacGCTGAGATTAAATCGTACCAATGCGATATGTGTTCTAAAGATTTCACTGCTAAATCTGACCTTGTGAAACACATAAATTCTCACAACGGGATAAAAGCATACCAATGCaaaatttgtttgatttcgtcTTCTTTCAAGAGCCATGTAAAACCTCACATCTGTGGGAAGCAGTTACAATGCGATATGTGTTCTAAATTATTCATTGCTAAAACTGACCTAGTGGATCATATGAATTATCACAAAGGGATAAAAGCATACCATTGTGAAGTTTGTTTGGCTTCATTCACTTATAGGTCTGCCTTCAAGACGCATATAAAAGCTCACATCAGTGGGAAACAGTTACAATGCGAATTATGTTGTAAATTATTCGTTGCTCAAACTGACCTAGTGGATCATATGAATTATCACAAAGGGATAAAGGCATACCATTGTGAAGTTTGTTCGATGACATTCACTTATAGGTCTACCTTCCAGAAACATGTAAAAGCTCATGTCAGTGGGCTCAAGCAGTTAAAATGCGAATTTTGTTCTAAATTATTCGTTAGTAAAAGTCACCTGGTGGATCATATGAATTCTCACAAAGGGATAAAAGCATACCAGTGTGATGTTTGTTTGATTTCATACTCTTATAGGTCTGTCCTCCGGAATCATACGAAAACTCACACTGGGTCGAATTTgtttaaatgtgaaatttgtcctAAATCGTTCACTATTAAATCTAGTTTTGTGGTTCATATGAATTCTCATAATGGGATAAAACCGTACCAATGCGAAGtttgtttgatttcattcactTATAAGTGTAGCCTCAATCGACATTTAAAAACTCATACCAAGGAGAATCTGTTTGAATGCGATGTTTGTTCAAAGACGTTCCATCTTAAGAAATTACTTGTGGGTCATGTGAGATCTCACACTAAGTTGAAACCAGCGCACAAATGCAAAATCTGTTATAAATTGTTCGTTTCTAAATCTTACCTCGTAGAGCATATGAATAATCACAATGGGATAAAACCATACCAATGTCATGTTTGTTTGATATCATTCAGTAATAGGTCTGCCCTCGGGAGACATGTAAAAACTCACTCCACGGAGATACTCTACAAATGCGAAATATGTTCTAAATCGTTCACAACTAAATATAGCCTCATTGATCATATGAATTCCCACAATGGAATAAAACCCTTCTGA
- the LOC143909634 gene encoding uncharacterized protein LOC143909634 translates to MFRAMECRLCLCYAPFESSVYIRDYPHPLVQRILTSCQLQVDKDDPLPDTICLLCKNNLELLSNFKNICIQSEKTQKLRHGGSCDIKIEEIILDDVVWQDEIGVNSTSSVCQQAVDESESRNSGQVLLEGNQNALLIEKGNVRKNSQRIRRKYTYKCEICFKSFTVKANFVDHVNSHKGIKAYQCKVCLISFTHKSAFKRHEKTHTGDRPFKCDICPKSFILKHNLMGHLKSHAGIKSHQCEMCSKVFIAKSDLVDHINSHNGIKAYHCGVCSMSFTYKSTFKRHVKAHAGGKQLKCEMCSKLFVAKTDLVDHMNSHRGIKAYRCDVCLVSYAHRSALRNHMKTHTGSNLLKCEMCPKLFTVKSSLVVHMNSHNGIKPYQCEVCLISFTYKCSLKRHLKTHTKEKLFECDVCSKTFHLKNLLVGHVRSHTKSKQAHKCEICFKLFTVKSSLVEHMNYHNGIKPYQCEVCLISFTHRSALGRHVKTHNEEILFKCELCSKSFTTKYSLIDHMNSHNGIKPFRCEVCLTSFTHRSVLSRHMKTHTENRRLK, encoded by the exons atGTTTAGAGCCATGGAGTGTAGACTTTGTCTCTGTTATGCTCCATTCGAGTCTTCTGTCTACATCCGTGACTATCCTCATCCACTAGTTCAACGCATTTTGACCAGCTGTCAGCTACAA gtTGATAAAGATGATCCGTTGCCAGACACGATATGTCTTTTATGTAaaaacaatctggaattgttgagcaattttaagaatatttgtaTTCAGAGTGAAAAAACACAGAAACTAAGACACGGAGGCAGCTGTGATATCAAAATAGAAGAAATTATATTGGACGACGTGGTTTGGCAGGATGAGATTGGTGTTAATTCAACGTCGAGTGTCTGTCAACAGGCCGTTGATGAATCAGAGTCGAGAAATTCGGGTCAAGTATTATTAGAAGGAAATCAAAACGCCTTATTAATAGAAAAAGGAAATGTCAGGAAGAATTCGCAA AGAATCAGAAGGAAATACACGTACAAATGCGAGATATGTTTTAAATCGTTCACTGTTAAAGCTAACTTCGTGGATCATGTGAATTCTCACAAGGGGATAAAAGCATACCAATGTAAAGtttgtttgatttcattcactCATAAGTCTGCCTTCAAGCGACATGAAAAAACTCACACCGGGGACAGACCGTTCAAATGCGATATCTGTCCCAAGTCTTTCATTCTAAAGCATAACCTGATGGGTCACTTAAAATCTCACGCTGGGATAAAATCGCACCAATGCGAAATGTGTTCTAAAGTATTCATTGCTAAATCTGACCTTGTGGATCATATAAATTCCCACAACGGGATAAAAGCATACCATTGTGGAGTTTGTTCAATGTCATTCACATATAAGTCTACCTTCAAGAGACATGTAAAAGCTCATGCAGGTGGGAAGCAGTTGAAATGTGAAATGTGTTCTAAATTATTCGTTGCTAAAACTGACCTTGTGGATCATATGAATTCTCACAGAGGGATAAAAGCATACCGGTGTGATGTTTGTTTGGTTTCATACGCTCATAGGTCTGCCCTCAGGAATCATATGAAAACTCACACCGGCTCGAATTTGCTCAAATGTGAAATGTGTCCCAAGTTGTTCACTGTTAAATCTAGTCTTGTGGTTCATATGAATTCTCATAATGGGATAAAACCGTACCAATGCGAAGtttgtttgatttcattcactTATAAGTGCAGCCTCAAGCGACATTTAAAAACTCATACCAAGGAGAAGCTGTTTGAATGCGATGTTTGTTCAAAGACGTTCCATCTTAAGAATTTACTAGTGGGTCATGTGAGATCTCACACCAAGTCGAAACAAGCGCACAAATGCGAAATCTGTTTTAAATTGTTCACTGTTAAATCTAGCCTCGTGGAGCATATGAATTATCATAATGGGAtaaaaccataccaatgtgaAGTTTGTTTGATATCGTTCACTCATAGGTCTGCCCTCGGGAGACATGTAAAAACTCACAACGAGGAGATACTCTTCAAATGCGAATTATGTTCCAAGTCGTTCACAACTAAATATAGCCTGATTGATCATATGAATTCTCACAATGGAATAAAACCTTTCCGATGTGAAGTTTGTTTGACTTCGTTCACTCATAGGTCTGTCCTCTCGAGACATATGAAAACCCACACGGAGAATAGGCGGCTCAAATGA